Proteins co-encoded in one Gossypium arboreum isolate Shixiya-1 chromosome 11, ASM2569848v2, whole genome shotgun sequence genomic window:
- the LOC108470983 gene encoding 30S ribosomal protein 3-2, chloroplastic-like isoform X2, which translates to MVVTCLHPTLNPCFKPKISFPSQNPDSFPFKSLIASPKTFSFAKPIISLQVKAKSPALSDELPLDDSPSESSSGKEKLGVVVKPLEKPRVVLKFIWMEKDIGMALDQVIPGHGSIPLSPYYFWPRKDAWEELKVLLESKPWISHMQRIHLLNQATDIINLWQTSGGD; encoded by the exons atggtggtAACATGTCTCCACCCTACTCTAAACCCTTGCTTTAAACCCAAAATTTCATTCCCTTCTCAAAACCCTGACTCTTTCCCTTTTAAATCTCTCATTGCTTCCCCTAAAACCTTCAGTTTTGCTAAACCGATAATCTCTTTACAAGTCAAAGCAAAATCTCCTGCTCTTTCAGATGAACTGCCACTGGATGATTCCCCCTCTGAATCTTCTTCTGGTAAAGAG AAGCTTGGAGTGGTGGTGAAGCCATTAGAGAAGCCAAGGGTAGTATTGAAGTTCATATGGATGGAAAAAGATATAGGGATGGCTCTTGATCAAGTGATACCAGGCCATGGTTCAATCCCTTTGAGTCCATATTACTTTTGGCCAAGAAAAGATGCTTGGGAAGAGCTCAAGGTTTTGCTTGAAAGCAAGCCATGGATATCTCATATGCAAAGGATTCACCTTCTCAACCAAGCCACTGATATCATCAATTTATGGCAGACAAGTGGTG GTGACTGA
- the LOC108470983 gene encoding 30S ribosomal protein 3, chloroplastic-like isoform X1 — translation MVVTCLHPTLNPCFKPKISFPSQNPDSFPFKSLIASPKTFSFAKPIISLQVKAKSPALSDELPLDDSPSESSSGKEKLGVVVKPLEKPRVVLKFIWMEKDIGMALDQVIPGHGSIPLSPYYFWPRKDAWEELKVLLESKPWISHMQRIHLLNQATDIINLWQTSGGNLT, via the exons atggtggtAACATGTCTCCACCCTACTCTAAACCCTTGCTTTAAACCCAAAATTTCATTCCCTTCTCAAAACCCTGACTCTTTCCCTTTTAAATCTCTCATTGCTTCCCCTAAAACCTTCAGTTTTGCTAAACCGATAATCTCTTTACAAGTCAAAGCAAAATCTCCTGCTCTTTCAGATGAACTGCCACTGGATGATTCCCCCTCTGAATCTTCTTCTGGTAAAGAG AAGCTTGGAGTGGTGGTGAAGCCATTAGAGAAGCCAAGGGTAGTATTGAAGTTCATATGGATGGAAAAAGATATAGGGATGGCTCTTGATCAAGTGATACCAGGCCATGGTTCAATCCCTTTGAGTCCATATTACTTTTGGCCAAGAAAAGATGCTTGGGAAGAGCTCAAGGTTTTGCTTGAAAGCAAGCCATGGATATCTCATATGCAAAGGATTCACCTTCTCAACCAAGCCACTGATATCATCAATTTATGGCAGACAAGTGGTGGTAATTTAACCTAA